One genomic region from Clostridia bacterium encodes:
- the dapF gene encoding diaminopimelate epimerase translates to MRFVKIEAAGNDYIYVDLTESSACAFVPPACAWVRGICDRHFGVGADGVVYVLRENNAYRMIIYNADGSRARICGNALRSIAYYLDVRYRVGFPLSVNTDSGVSRLEKTNDGYAVDLGVAALVGMGSVDELAYSIIDVGNLHAVCMTDEERLTVCAEKIRTALPDKALNVETYRVGADGEISMAVDEYGTGRTLACGSGACAVCYDACLRGLRTYGLETVVRMAGGTVRVSCGKEGGVRLMGSARIVFLGDYDD, encoded by the coding sequence ATGCGATTCGTCAAGATTGAGGCCGCCGGCAACGATTATATATATGTCGATTTGACCGAAAGTTCTGCGTGTGCGTTCGTGCCGCCCGCCTGCGCTTGGGTGCGCGGCATTTGCGACAGGCACTTCGGCGTGGGCGCGGACGGCGTGGTGTACGTTCTACGCGAAAATAACGCGTATCGTATGATCATTTATAACGCCGACGGATCGCGCGCGCGGATTTGCGGCAACGCGTTGCGCAGTATAGCGTACTATCTGGACGTGCGGTACCGTGTGGGTTTTCCGCTATCCGTGAATACGGATAGCGGCGTTTCGCGATTGGAGAAGACGAACGATGGGTACGCCGTGGATTTGGGCGTCGCCGCGTTGGTCGGTATGGGCAGCGTGGACGAACTTGCGTACAGCATTATTGACGTCGGCAATCTGCACGCCGTGTGTATGACGGACGAAGAGCGTTTGACCGTATGCGCGGAAAAAATACGCACCGCGTTGCCCGACAAAGCGCTCAACGTGGAGACCTACCGAGTGGGCGCGGACGGCGAGATTTCAATGGCGGTCGATGAGTACGGCACGGGTAGGACGTTGGCTTGCGGGAGCGGCGCTTGCGCCGTGTGCTACGACGCGTGTCTGCGCGGATTGCGCACCTACGGATTGGAGACTGTCGTGCGCATGGCGGGCGGCACGGTGCGCGTGTCGTGCGGCAAAGAAGGCGGGGTGCGCTTGATGGGGAGTGCGCGTATCGTGTTTTTGGGGGATTACGATGATTGA
- a CDS encoding DUF92 domain-containing protein: MNYWGYLIGYGYLAMLIGIAELLSRLTRISREVLRKVLHCLIGLEWLVLYYCFADTWQIVVIPASFVLVNALSYRFKIFKSIERDSGNHLGTIFYAIAMTAMSVAVACDSRFMLPFGIAVFCLSFGDAAAALMGQYLKPKIAVFRKTLWGVTGCFLFSLLAQLALFPLLGLPYHLEYIVALSVVTALTEVVSNKGTDNLFVCLWCFLWSFALYLAPETIQIILMCYVGFVLGGVTVNTRSFSLPASIAAGCMLALCGILGGWFAFVFVIAAYGVIYLAEHLIKCSRFKETRKVVQIVQNGLWAFGLILAYYFTRRDFLLIAYAVSITQGLTDSFAGVLGNAYAVKVYDIVRHTPIEKGLSGGVSLVGTLGALAVSMLGALPCGFVFGWHYYLIPVALLPFLGMLLDSVFGATVQYKQRCTVCGAVCECTAHCSRPTVRHSGAKIFTNGNVNLLTNLLTTAAAVLILYFAYLG; encoded by the coding sequence ATGAATTATTGGGGCTATTTGATAGGTTACGGATATTTGGCGATGCTCATCGGCATCGCCGAATTATTATCAAGGCTCACCCGCATTTCGCGCGAAGTGTTGCGCAAAGTTTTGCATTGTCTTATCGGGCTGGAATGGCTCGTTTTGTATTACTGCTTCGCGGACACTTGGCAAATCGTCGTCATTCCCGCGAGTTTCGTCCTCGTCAACGCCCTATCCTATCGGTTCAAGATTTTCAAGAGCATCGAGCGCGACAGCGGCAACCACTTGGGCACGATATTCTACGCTATCGCCATGACCGCCATGAGCGTAGCGGTCGCTTGCGACAGTCGATTTATGCTCCCCTTCGGCATTGCGGTATTTTGTCTTTCCTTCGGCGACGCGGCAGCCGCTTTGATGGGGCAATATCTCAAGCCGAAAATCGCCGTTTTCCGCAAGACGCTTTGGGGCGTGACGGGTTGCTTTTTGTTCTCCCTTTTGGCGCAACTTGCGCTTTTCCCCCTGCTCGGCTTGCCCTATCACTTGGAATATATCGTGGCGCTCTCGGTCGTCACCGCCCTCACCGAAGTCGTCTCCAACAAAGGCACGGACAATCTCTTCGTGTGTCTGTGGTGTTTCCTATGGAGTTTCGCTTTATACCTCGCGCCCGAAACTATACAAATCATACTGATGTGCTACGTCGGGTTCGTCTTGGGCGGCGTCACGGTCAACACCCGCTCTTTTTCCCTGCCCGCGTCCATCGCGGCGGGCTGTATGCTCGCCTTATGCGGCATTCTCGGCGGCTGGTTCGCCTTTGTTTTCGTCATCGCGGCCTACGGCGTTATCTACCTCGCCGAACACCTGATCAAATGCTCGCGTTTCAAAGAAACGCGCAAGGTCGTGCAAATCGTCCAGAACGGTTTGTGGGCGTTCGGTCTTATCCTCGCCTACTACTTCACCCGACGCGACTTCCTTTTGATCGCCTACGCGGTGTCGATCACGCAGGGGCTGACCGATAGTTTCGCGGGCGTATTGGGCAACGCCTACGCCGTCAAGGTGTACGATATCGTCCGCCACACACCCATCGAAAAAGGATTGTCGGGCGGCGTCAGCCTTGTGGGCACCCTCGGCGCGCTCGCCGTCAGTATGCTCGGCGCCCTCCCCTGCGGCTTCGTGTTCGGTTGGCACTACTACCTCATTCCCGTCGCGCTACTGCCCTTCTTGGGTATGCTACTCGACAGCGTCTTCGGCGCGACCGTTCAGTACAAGCAACGATGCACGGTATGCGGCGCCGTCTGCGAATGCACGGCGCATTGTTCGCGCCCCACCGTACGCCATAGCGGCGCGAAGATTTTTACCAACGGCAACGTCAACTTGCTCACCAATTTGTTGACGACCGCCGCCGCCGTTCTCATCCTCTACTTCGCCTATCTCGGCTGA
- a CDS encoding 4-hydroxy-tetrahydrodipicolinate reductase: MIAINGYGRMGKLVAEEIGERVVVIDPNVAGRPDGNVYVRNVQLLTKTPEVIIDFSCSAALEGVLAYAVAHRVPLVVATTGHTPEQRARIAAAAEYIPVFFSANTAYGMVVLLSACVRVAKALPKARVSVHEIHRAGKADAPSGTAVMLAEALCRALGRAGWSMDEMGDDYVRVTYERTGDVVGVHEVAFDTGCERIVLMHEAKDRRVFAKGALLAARFVLRQSNGLYGVEALGEAYAIRQD; encoded by the coding sequence ATGATCGCAATTAACGGATACGGACGAATGGGGAAACTCGTGGCCGAGGAGATCGGCGAACGAGTGGTCGTGATAGACCCGAACGTCGCCGGGCGCCCAGACGGGAATGTATATGTACGTAACGTACAGTTGTTGACCAAAACGCCCGAAGTCATCATAGATTTTTCGTGCAGCGCGGCGCTCGAAGGGGTGCTGGCGTACGCCGTGGCGCATCGCGTGCCCTTGGTCGTCGCTACGACGGGGCACACGCCCGAGCAAAGGGCGCGGATAGCCGCGGCAGCCGAATATATTCCCGTCTTTTTCAGCGCCAACACGGCCTACGGAATGGTCGTATTGCTGTCCGCCTGCGTTCGCGTCGCCAAAGCCTTGCCGAAGGCGAGGGTGAGCGTGCACGAAATACACCGAGCGGGCAAGGCGGACGCGCCGTCGGGTACGGCCGTAATGTTGGCCGAAGCCTTGTGTCGCGCGCTCGGCAGAGCGGGGTGGTCGATGGACGAGATGGGGGACGACTACGTCCGCGTGACCTACGAACGCACGGGCGACGTGGTGGGCGTGCACGAGGTGGCGTTCGATACGGGTTGCGAACGAATAGTCTTGATGCACGAGGCGAAAGACAGGCGCGTATTCGCCAAAGGCGCGTTGTTGGCGGCGCGTTTCGTCCTGCGGCAGTCGAACGGCTTGTACGGCGTAGAGGCGTTGGGGGAGGCGTATGCGATTCGTCAAGATTGA
- a CDS encoding alpha/beta hydrolase — MTFAKFVFKIIDYVFNPQQNPGKLHKLYGDTVVATKDIVFDERYPDMKLDTYVVPKEDGAKYPVIMEIHGGGFSAGDKKYRRVLSEWFAKETGAFVVNTNYGLGQKYVFPEPAKHLVSAFNWIIDNADKYNLDTDRILVTGDSAGGYYSAYLSVVQNSDALQEVVGQMKGRISAAVFNCGIYDVMSALQQKVLFNLTNGVCIDFTGVPVKKINEYPYLDKVAPVDYVDERFPKCLIVYAGQDFFCGGQHDRLSEKLTEYGVYHDMYGSTEFNDNHTFSLTWKSQAAQEANAKIISFMNDFFAGNI; from the coding sequence ATGACTTTCGCCAAATTCGTCTTCAAAATCATCGACTACGTCTTCAATCCCCAGCAAAATCCCGGCAAATTACACAAGTTATACGGCGATACCGTGGTAGCCACCAAGGATATCGTCTTTGACGAGCGCTATCCCGACATGAAATTGGACACGTACGTCGTTCCCAAAGAAGACGGCGCCAAATACCCCGTCATTATGGAGATTCACGGCGGCGGTTTTTCGGCGGGCGACAAAAAATATCGTCGCGTTCTCAGCGAATGGTTCGCCAAAGAAACGGGCGCGTTCGTCGTCAACACCAACTACGGCCTCGGTCAAAAGTACGTCTTCCCCGAGCCTGCCAAGCACTTGGTGTCGGCGTTCAATTGGATTATCGACAACGCCGACAAATACAATCTCGACACCGACCGCATCCTCGTCACGGGCGACTCGGCGGGCGGCTACTACTCGGCCTATCTCTCCGTCGTCCAAAACAGCGACGCTTTGCAAGAAGTGGTCGGTCAAATGAAAGGCCGCATTTCGGCCGCCGTATTCAACTGCGGCATCTACGACGTGATGAGCGCCTTGCAACAAAAAGTGCTCTTCAACCTCACCAACGGCGTGTGCATCGACTTTACGGGCGTTCCTGTCAAGAAAATCAACGAATATCCCTATTTGGACAAGGTTGCGCCCGTGGATTACGTGGACGAGCGCTTCCCCAAGTGTCTCATCGTGTACGCGGGGCAGGATTTCTTCTGCGGCGGACAGCACGACCGTCTCAGCGAAAAACTGACCGAATACGGCGTCTACCACGATATGTACGGCTCTACCGAATTCAATGACAATCACACCTTCTCCCTCACCTGGAAGAGTCAGGCCGCCCAAGAGGCTAACGCCAAAATCATATCCTTCATGAATGATTTCTTCGCGGGCAATATTTGA
- a CDS encoding DUF1846 domain-containing protein — translation MKKGFDNQKYLDMQSQHIRERISLFGSKLYLEFGGKLFDDYHASRVLPGFKPDSKLQMLLQLKDQSEIVIAINADDIERNKIRGDYGITYDLDVLRLIDQFREVGLYVGSVVLTRYNEQRKAVNFERKVLAQNIKVYHHYSIAGYPHDIVNIVSEEGFGRNDYIETTRPLIVVTAPGPGSGKMATCLSNIYHDNCRGVKSGYAKFETFPIWNLPLKHPVNVAYEAATADLNDVNMIDPFHLEAKGELAVNYNRDIEIFPVLRSMFEQIYGKSPYESPTDMGVNMAGYCISNDEVVCEAATQEVIRRYYQGMVDCKLGRCPSTVVGKLELLMKTLQVSTSDRVVVAPALAREAETGAPAASLLMPDGTIVVGRTSDYMGACAGILMNALKKLARIPDDQDIISEIVIQPMQALKVNSFGSKNPRLHAKEVLMALAICAATNPVAKHALKQLDKLKGCEAHCSVIVSSSDVKTFKNLGINLTCEPKYETDRLYHA, via the coding sequence ATGAAAAAAGGATTTGACAATCAAAAGTATTTGGATATGCAATCTCAACACATCCGCGAGCGCATCAGCCTGTTCGGCTCCAAATTGTATTTGGAATTCGGCGGCAAACTGTTCGACGACTACCACGCCTCGCGCGTGTTGCCCGGCTTCAAGCCCGACAGCAAACTGCAAATGCTCTTGCAACTCAAAGATCAGTCCGAGATCGTCATCGCCATCAACGCTGACGATATCGAGCGCAACAAAATACGCGGCGATTACGGCATCACCTACGATCTTGACGTACTGCGGCTCATCGACCAATTCCGCGAGGTCGGTCTGTACGTAGGCAGCGTGGTGCTCACCCGCTACAACGAGCAGCGCAAGGCGGTCAACTTCGAGCGCAAAGTGTTGGCGCAGAATATCAAGGTCTATCACCACTACAGCATCGCGGGCTACCCGCACGACATAGTCAATATCGTCAGCGAGGAAGGCTTCGGCCGCAACGATTATATCGAGACCACCCGCCCCCTCATCGTCGTCACCGCGCCCGGCCCCGGCAGCGGCAAGATGGCCACTTGCCTATCCAATATCTATCACGACAACTGCCGCGGCGTCAAATCGGGCTATGCCAAGTTCGAGACCTTCCCCATCTGGAATCTGCCTCTCAAGCATCCCGTCAACGTGGCCTACGAGGCGGCGACGGCCGACCTCAACGACGTCAATATGATCGACCCCTTCCATTTGGAAGCCAAGGGCGAATTGGCGGTCAACTACAACCGCGACATAGAGATTTTCCCCGTGTTGCGCAGTATGTTTGAGCAGATCTACGGCAAGAGCCCCTACGAGTCCCCCACCGATATGGGCGTCAATATGGCGGGCTACTGCATTTCCAACGACGAAGTCGTATGCGAGGCCGCCACGCAAGAGGTCATTCGCCGCTACTACCAAGGTATGGTCGACTGCAAACTCGGCCGCTGTCCCTCTACCGTCGTGGGCAAGTTGGAGCTATTGATGAAGACGCTCCAAGTCTCCACTTCCGACCGCGTGGTCGTCGCCCCTGCCCTCGCACGCGAAGCAGAAACGGGTGCGCCCGCCGCTTCTCTTCTTATGCCCGACGGCACCATCGTCGTGGGGCGTACCAGCGACTATATGGGCGCTTGCGCGGGCATTTTGATGAACGCGCTCAAAAAGTTGGCGCGCATTCCCGACGACCAGGATATCATCTCCGAGATCGTCATTCAACCCATGCAAGCCCTCAAAGTCAACAGCTTCGGATCCAAAAACCCCCGCCTGCACGCCAAAGAGGTGCTGATGGCACTTGCCATCTGCGCGGCGACCAACCCCGTGGCCAAGCACGCGTTGAAGCAACTCGACAAACTCAAAGGGTGCGAGGCGCATTGCTCAGTCATCGTCAGTTCTTCCGACGTCAAGACCTTCAAGAATTTGGGCATCAACCTCACCTGCGAGCCCAAGTACGAGACCGACCGCTTGTATCACGCGTAA
- a CDS encoding aminotransferase class I/II-fold pyridoxal phosphate-dependent enzyme, with product MIDNEYLLDDRRYLFRQMADTLRAFVRENPDADLLNMGVGDVVMPVAPVVAYAIRQASYDLQSQLSFRGYPPTEGYDFAREAVRRYYADMGAAVRTEDICIGAGAKDELSVWNRVIDADIPALIVAPAYPVYVDNARLVGRRVRFVQAAADDYPVPDGVDRRPYLIYLCSPNNPMGQTYPADVLRRWVQYARESNSIILFDAAYAAFAYPYTITSIEGAAETCVEIGTLSKCASFSGLRFGWSIIGEKLLGGTARKAYLKYKSTATNGVSYVVQRAAESALSGEGVRYAKGLIGGYKYSAKIIAQALQREGYDCRTGAYLWLKLPEKTENPFEYFLQKSRVVVTDGAGFGKGGDGYVRLSVFSVGGREEEAAARLLTALRGIQPR from the coding sequence ATGATTGACAATGAGTATCTATTGGACGACCGAAGGTATCTGTTTCGGCAAATGGCGGACACTTTGCGTGCGTTCGTGCGCGAAAACCCCGATGCGGATTTGCTCAATATGGGCGTGGGCGACGTCGTGATGCCCGTCGCGCCCGTCGTAGCGTACGCTATCCGGCAGGCGAGTTACGATTTGCAGTCGCAACTGTCCTTTCGCGGCTATCCGCCCACGGAAGGTTACGACTTCGCACGAGAGGCCGTGCGCCGGTATTATGCCGATATGGGTGCGGCCGTACGGACGGAAGATATTTGCATCGGCGCGGGCGCAAAGGACGAATTGAGCGTATGGAATAGGGTGATCGACGCGGATATACCCGCCCTGATCGTTGCGCCCGCCTATCCCGTGTACGTGGATAACGCGCGGTTGGTCGGCAGACGGGTGCGCTTCGTGCAGGCGGCGGCGGACGACTATCCCGTGCCCGATGGGGTGGATCGTAGACCTTATCTCATCTATTTGTGCTCGCCCAACAACCCGATGGGGCAGACCTATCCCGCGGACGTTTTGCGACGGTGGGTGCAATATGCGCGCGAGAGCAATTCGATAATCCTATTCGACGCCGCTTATGCGGCGTTTGCTTACCCGTATACGATAACGTCGATAGAGGGTGCGGCCGAAACCTGCGTGGAAATAGGTACCTTGTCCAAGTGCGCTTCGTTCAGCGGTTTGCGCTTCGGGTGGAGTATTATCGGGGAAAAACTGCTCGGCGGAACGGCCCGCAAAGCGTATTTGAAATATAAATCGACCGCCACCAACGGCGTGTCCTACGTGGTGCAACGCGCCGCGGAAAGCGCCTTGTCGGGGGAGGGCGTGCGATATGCGAAGGGGTTGATAGGCGGGTATAAGTATTCGGCGAAAATCATCGCGCAAGCCTTGCAACGCGAGGGGTACGACTGCCGAACGGGGGCGTATCTGTGGTTGAAGTTGCCCGAAAAAACAGAAAATCCGTTCGAGTATTTTCTGCAAAAATCGCGTGTCGTCGTGACGGACGGCGCGGGATTCGGCAAAGGGGGCGACGGGTACGTCAGATTGAGCGTGTTTTCGGTGGGCGGGCGCGAAGAGGAAGCCGCCGCCAGGCTGCTGACGGCACTACGCGGGATTCAGCCGAGATAG